Sequence from the Hamadaea flava genome:
GACGGCGGCGGCTTCTACGAGGTGACGACCGCGGCGATCGCCGACTGGCCGGTGCAGGCCCGGACCCTGCAGATCGCCCGGGAACGCGACGGCGGCGTCTGCATCACCAGCACCCTGATCGACCACGTGGCGCCCGCCGTCCCCGGCGCGGACCGCTACACGTCGAATTGGCTGGCCTCGCTGCACCGCGAGCTGGCCTACAACGACGCCGTCCGCGCCGGGCGTACCGGTGCGGTCGGTGGCGCCCTGGACCGCAACGTCCGGCTGCGCCTTCCCGCACGTTCCTGAGGCACGTCACCCACCGAAGGGAGCACAATGCGCCGCCCCCTCCTGGCACTGGCTCTGGTGGTCCTGACCGCGACCGGTTCCGGGGTACTGACCCCGGGCCTCGCCGCGGCCAGCACCGTCACCGTCACCAGCGGTTCCACCAAAGTCCTGTTCCTGCGGCCCAACCTCGACCCGGTGCCCGACTCGGCGTACGCCACGCCCGACCCCTACAAGACCGGGTCGCAGTTCACCCCGTACCAGACGACCGGGCTGCGCGACGAGATCGACTCGCTCGTCCAGGCGTCGTCCGCCGGCTCCACCCTGTACGCCTCCCTGTACACGTTCACCGACCAGGCGATCACCGACCATCTCCTGGCCGCGCACGGTCGTGGCGTCAAGGTCCGGCTGCTCATCGAGGCGTGCACCGACGGCGACCCGGCGGTCTGCGACCAGTCGGTGCAGGTCGACTCGCTCGTCGCTGGACTGCCCGCGTATTCCACGAGCGCGACCGGGTCCTGGGTGAAGCAGTGCTACGCCTCTTGCGCCGGCGGCGGCGTCGGGATCGACCACAACAAGTTCTGGGTGTTCAGCGCGTTGTCGGACGGACGCACCGACGTGACCGTGGTCGCCTCGAACAACCCGACCAACCCGCAGCAGCAGATGTTCCAGAACATGGTGGAGGTCTCCGGCAACGCCGCGCTGGCCACCGCGTACCGCGACTATGCCGCCCGGAAGGTGGCCGTCACCGGCACCACCAAGGTGTACGAGACCGGGCATGTGGATGCCGGAGCGTTCCGGATCTGGTTCTCCCCACGCAACTCTCCGAGCACCGCCGAGGACACCGAGATCACCTCGTCCTTCAACCCCGGGAGCACCCGCCACGACGTGTTCGCCGCAGCCATCGACGACGTGCAATGCTCGACGACCGCCACCGACGACATCATCAGGATGGTCATGTGGAGCTTCCGGGCCGCCCGACCGGAGGTCATCGACGCCCTGGGCGACAAGGCCGACGCCGGCTGCACGGTCGAGGTGGCCACCGGCGAGCATCAGGACGCGATCGCCGGCCTGGCCGCGCGGGGCATCCGGGTGTACTCGATGGACCCCGGCGGCTGCCGGCAGTCGTTCTTCGCGGTGGGCTCCGGCGTCAACAGCGAGTGCTCCGACGGCAGCGCGCACTCGAAGTACCTGCTCACCCAAGGCGTATCCCGCAAAGACGGCTCGACCCACGCCTACGTTTACACCGGTTCGCACAACCTGACCAACGGCGCACTGAAGAAGAACGACGAAACCCTGATCCGGGTGGACGACGCCATCGTCTACAACGGATTCGTCGCCGACTACGACGCGATCAAGACCGCCGTCATCGACATCGCCCCGTCTCGCTACCCCAACGCCGTCTTCTCGACGGCCAACGCCAGCGCGACCGGCGACCAGTTCGAACCCGCCGTGGCCTCCTATCGCGGCACCGACGGGCACACCACGAGCGTGGTCGCCTTCAGCTCCGGTCTGCTCACCGGCACCGGCAACGAGATCCGGCTGGGCCGGTTCGTCGACGGCGTACGCCAGTCCGAGGTCGTGGTCC
This genomic interval carries:
- a CDS encoding phospholipase D-like domain-containing protein, with the translated sequence MRRPLLALALVVLTATGSGVLTPGLAAASTVTVTSGSTKVLFLRPNLDPVPDSAYATPDPYKTGSQFTPYQTTGLRDEIDSLVQASSAGSTLYASLYTFTDQAITDHLLAAHGRGVKVRLLIEACTDGDPAVCDQSVQVDSLVAGLPAYSTSATGSWVKQCYASCAGGGVGIDHNKFWVFSALSDGRTDVTVVASNNPTNPQQQMFQNMVEVSGNAALATAYRDYAARKVAVTGTTKVYETGHVDAGAFRIWFSPRNSPSTAEDTEITSSFNPGSTRHDVFAAAIDDVQCSTTATDDIIRMVMWSFRAARPEVIDALGDKADAGCTVEVATGEHQDAIAGLAARGIRVYSMDPGGCRQSFFAVGSGVNSECSDGSAHSKYLLTQGVSRKDGSTHAYVYTGSHNLTNGALKKNDETLIRVDDAIVYNGFVADYDAIKTAVIDIAPSRYPNAVFSTANASATGDQFEPAVASYRGTDGHTTSVVAFSSGLLTGTGNEIRLGRFVDGVRQSEVVVRTGGSTGWNYKTPDVGLASNGDAVVVWADDSNGNGGYEIRSRRVHPDGTMTSIVNVNSQADGDQSQPSVAVVPDGRFAVAWEDLSTAGASSIRYASFSAADARLSTVSSGYDVPVQAVAGGTYHKPDVAVNSSGTTVLAWEDDEDGNGGYSIRGITGTLAGVFGSIVAVHTGDLSDGQQWEPAVAIGSGGTWYTTWTDDYTGRTGSDGNPQQQIYVRGFTGTTAAFAARTVSGPIYTWSVDTTGAYAVTTQTAYQSDRVGRQAHSDVAVDGAGNAVVTWHETGQATGLTSASSGSEVWARGVGPTGATTNLFPESRLSVFTANRQDDPAIGVDQNGTLTVVYVDDWDGNGGTQLYLRYGLRNCAQTC